ctggacccacacctttccccactcacaaaaattgattcaagatggataaaggacgtaaatttaaggcacgaaacaataaaaatcctcaaagaaagcataggaaaaacactggaacatattggcctgggggaagacttcatgaagaagactgccatggcaattgcaacaacaacaaaaataaacaaatgggacttcattaaactgaaaagcttctgtacagctaaggtgacgataaccaaagcaaagagacaacccacacaatgggaaaggatatttgcatattttcaatcagacaaaagcttgataaccaggatctatagagaactcaaattaatccacatgaaaaaagccaacaatcccttatatcaatgggcaagagacatgaatagaactttctctaaagacgacagacgaatggctaacaaacacatgaaaaaatgttcatcatctctatatattagagaaatgcaaatcaaaacatccctgagatatcatctaaccccagagagaatggcccacatcacaaaatctcaaaactgcagatgctggcgtggatgtggagagaagggaacacttttacattgctggtgggactgcaaactagtacaacctttctggaaggaagtatggagaaaccttaaagcactcaacctagaccttccattcgatcctgcaatcccattactgggcatctacccagaaggaaaaaaatccttttatcataaggacacttgtactagactgtttattgcagctcaatttacaatcgccaaaatgtggaaacagcctaaatgcccaccaacccaggaatggattaacaagctgtggtatatgtataccatggaatactattcagccattaaaaaaaatggagactttacatccttcgtattaacctggatggaagtggaagacattattcttagtaaagcatcacaagaatggagaagcatgaatcctatgtactcaatcttgatatgaggacaattaatgacaattaaggttatggggggggaagcagaaagagagagggagggagtggggtggggccttagtgtgtgtcacactttatgggggcaggacatgattgcaagagggactttacctagcaattgcaatcagtgtaactggcttattgtaccctcaatgaatccccaacaataaaaaaaaaaagaaaaaaaaaaaagaccttgtctctaaaagaaatagctgggtgttgtggtacctcagctacttgggaggctgaggtaaggaatcgcttaagcccaagagtttgaggttgctgtgagctgtgatgctgcagcactgtaccaagggcaataaagtgagactctatctcaaaaaaataaataagtaaaataaaataaacttgggTGTAAAGTAGAGAAATGATCCACTtctaggtacttttttttttaaatcactttgttgccctcagtagaatgccatggcattataactcacagcaacctctaactcttgggcacgagtgatcctcttggctcagactggtctcgaactccttagctgaagcaatctacccacttcagcttcccagagggctagggttataggcatgagccaccattcctggcctcaTTTCTGGATACATTTCTATAGTAAAAtggttattctttttctttctttttgagacagtctcactttgttgcctttggtagggtactgtggcatcatagctcacagcaacctcaaactcttgggctcaagcgattctcttgtctcagcctcctgagtcactggatctacaggtgcctgccacaatgcctggctcttttttagagatggggtcttgctctggctcaggctgatctcgaactcatgagctcaggcaatctatctactttggcctcccaggcatgagctgagtagctgggactacagtcatccaccacagtgcctggctaatttttctattttctacaggtgtgagccactacaccaggcCAAAATGGTTGGTCTTAACAGAGATGAGTTAAGGCAGTTCAAATGTTTTTGGCATGAGTAACTAGTATGGAGCTGCCTTAATGGAAAAGACATTTGTACAGGAAGATTGGGAGTTTAGTTTCAACCATACTGATGTATTAAGATGTCTACTAGATATTAAGCAGCCATGTGAGGAAAACACTTTAATTGGTATATatgactgtttctgttcctacAGCTCACTGATCAGGCATGGCTCCCAGCTGGCGTTCAAGTACCCCTCCATCAAGTACCCTATACTGTGAAGGGCTGTTTCCGCTTTCTGCCTCCAGCCCAGGTCACTGTTGTGGGAAGCTACCTTTTGGGTACCTGTGTCCAGCCAGATATCAATGTGGATGTGGCATTGACTATGCCCAAGGTAAGGTCCAGGGATGGGACCCTCAGTAGAATGGGACCCCACTACTTAACCATCCATAAGTCTCTggatccctttctttcttctttttttttttttgtagagacagagtctcactatatcaccctcgggtagagtgctgtggcatcacagctcacagcaatctctaactcttgggcttattcgattctcttgcctcagcctcccgagcagctgggactataggcgcccaccacaacacccagctatttttttttttttttttttttttgtagagacagagtctcactttatggcccttggtagagtgctgtggcctcacacagctcacagcaacctccaactcctgggcttaagcgattctcttgcctcagcctcccaagtagctgggactacagtgattttttttttttttttgtagagacagagtctcaccttatcgccctcggtagagtgccgcggcgtcacacagctcacagcaacctccaaatccttgggcttaggcgattctcttgccttagcctcccgagtagctgggactacaggtgcctgccacaacgcccggctatttttttttgttgttgttgcagtttggccggggctgggtttgaacccgccaccctcggcatatggggccggcgccctacccgctgagccacaggtgccgccctattttttttgtttgtttgtttgtttgttggcagtttggctggggctgggtttgaacccaccaccctcggcatatggggccgtcgccctactcactgagccacaggcgctgcctggatcCCTTTCTTTCTTACCTGACACTTGCCAGCAGTTTGAAATATGAATTCTAAATCAAAATACCAAAAGACCACTGCAGTCATCTGGAGGGGAGCTTATATGGGCCTTTGGGCCAATTGCTGTCCTTTTGGAACTTTGCTTCTTATCTGAGAATTGAGTAGTGTTGCAAGCCCTGGCTCAGGGACTTGTCTCAGAGATAACTTGGAACTCTTCCACATTGGCTTCATCTTGGCCCACAAGTTCTACTATGTTTAAGCTCGTAAGTGTCTGGTCATCTCTCTTCATCCCTGTCTTCTCCAGGAAATCCTACAGGACAAGGATGGGCTGAACCAGCGCTACTTCCGCAAACGTGCCCTCTACCTGGCCCACTTGGCTCACCACCTGGCCCATGATCCCCTCTTTGGCAGTGTTCGCTTCTCCTACTCCAATGGCTGCCACTTGAAACCCTTGCTGTTGCTGCGGCCGAATGGTGGGAGGCACATACTGGGCTGAGGAAACAAGCTGTGGGGTGACAGATCTGGAGGGGGCGCACAGGGGCCTCAAGTGTAGAGGAGTAGGGACAAAGGGCTGAAGTACAAAGTGAGAGTCATGGGCCTCTAGTTTGAGGGGAAAGGtgtagaaacctcaaattctgaAGTGAGAAGGGATGGTAGGGCCCTCAAGTATGAGGAAGGTGGAGTGGGGGCCCTGTGGCTCCAGGACCTGCAGATGTCAGCACCTCCTGTGTCCACTAGGGAAGGACAAGAGCTTGGTCACTGTACGTCTGCGTCCCTGCCCTCCACCTGACTTTTTCCGCCCATGCCGCTTGCTGCCAACGAAGAACAATGTGCGTTCTGCATGGTACCGAGGGCAGAGTCCTCCAGGAGATGGTGAGCAGGCACTGATGTCGAGGTGGAGCTAAAGGGAGAGCTATTGTGGAAACTTCTCTATGTTCCCTTTTCCTTCCACAGGTAGCCCAGAACCCCCTACCCCCCATTACAACACATGGATCCTGCAGGATATATCTCTAGAATCTCATTTGCAGTTCCTGTCAACCATTCTGAGTTCAGCCCCAGGGCTGAAGGATGGTGTAGCACTTCTGAAGATCTGGTTGCGGCAGCGGGAGCTGGATAAGGTGAGTTGGGGGTAGTCTAGTTTCCCTGCCTCATTAAATGGGCTGGCTCTGAGCTCAGGCCTCTCCCTTTATCTCTCTTTCAGGGTCTGGGCGGGTTTACTGGGTTCCTTGTTTCCATGCTGATTGCCTTCCTTGTGTCCACACGCAAAATCCACACTACCATGAGCGGATACCAGGTCCTGAGGAGTGTCTTACAGTTTCTGGGTGAGGCAATTAGATGgggagaggccaggagttccactCAACCCAGGAATCCTCTCATCCCATCATGGATTCTTGTTAGTGTTTAACagcaagtggttctcaaccttcctaatgctgcggccctttaatacagttcctgtgggtctgtGGTTCtctgttgagaactgctgtgttaGACAGATGAGCGAATTGAATCCCAGAGGCAGGCAGTTGCAGCCACTGAGGCTGAAGGAGGGTGTTAGAGTTGGGTCCCCAGAGAGGAGGGATACCTTCTGACACATTCCTCTGGTTTACTCAGCCACCACAGATCTGACAATCAACGGAATCAGTTTATGTCTCAGCTCAGATCCCTCCTTGGTGAGTTGGGGAAAGGCCCAGTCTCTTGCTAGGGAGCCTTAAGGTAAGACTGCAACCCTGACTGGCTTCTCTCTGCACCCCCAAGCCAGCCCTGGCTGACTTTCACCAGGCCTTCCCTGTTGTCTTCTTGGACTCCTCAGGCCGTCTGAACCTCTGTGCTGATGTCACTGCCTCCACTTACCACCAGGTACACGTGGGCCTCTATTCCTGGGTTCTCTTGATGTCCCAGCCTAGACTGTCCCTTCAGCAAATACCAGAACTACAGAACCTCCTTTCCAAAGAACTAAGGTCAGGCATGTCTCCTGCTCTGAGTCCTCTGGTCAATAAAAGATAATGGGGTGGCCCGTTCTTACCCTGTGGCTCCAGGTGCAGCATGAGGCACAGCTATCTATGGCATTGCTGGATAGCAAAGCTGATGATGGGTTCCAGCTGCTGTTGATGACTCCCAAACCCATGATCCGGGCTTTTGACCATGTCTTTCAGTGAGTTTGGGAGTGATGGGGTATGTTGGTGGGTCTGGGTCTTGTCTCCCTGGGGCTACAGTTTTAGGGTAAAGGTCTTCAGGCATATGCTCAGATCTTCCACGGGGGAGGTGGTAGTAAGAGTCAGCAGACCCTGATTCCCCCTCTGTGGCCCATTTTGCCTCCCAGTCTCCGTCCACTGAGTCGCCTGCAGGCGGCATGTCACCGGCTGAAGCTCTGGGCAGAGCTGCAAGACAATGGTGGAGATTATGTTTCAGCTGCTTTGGGCCCACTGACCACCCTCCTGGAGCAGGGCCTAGGGTCCCGGCTGCACCTGCTGGCTCACTCTCGGCCTTTAGTCTCAGAGGTGAGGTGGAGTAGGTTGGGGATTTGTGGGTCTGAGTGGGGCTGGACCCGGGGTCCCAGGGGACACAATGGGCACACCATCCCTTTTGCTAGACCTTTCTAGCTAGCCTGAAATAGGTTTTAGGTCAGGCTGAAGTATTCTTAGTTTGAgcccagcctttttttctttttgtagagacagagtctcactgtaccgcccttgggtagagtgccgtggcatcacacggctcacagcaacctctaactcttgggcttacgcgattctcttgcctcagcctcctgagcagctgggactacaggcgtccgccacaacgcctggctatttttttgttgcggtttggccgggctgggtttgaaccctccaccctcggcatatggggccggcaccctattcactgagccgcaggtgccgcccctgagCCCAGCCTTTTAACACACTACAGTGGGACATCAACCAAGAGCCACCGAAGCATAAAGACTCTGGAACCCTGAGCCTGGCATTGCTCCTACGGTCTGAGGGACTCACCAGTGTCCTTGAGTTGGGTCCAGAGGCCGACCAGCCCAAGGTGAGGAATCCTGGCATGCTTGTTTGAAAGTGTGGGGTACACCATTCTCCATCCCACCTAGATTGAAGCTTgggagagagattttttttttcgagacagagtctcaagatgttgccctcagtggagttgtcatggtgtcacagctcacagcaacctctaactcttgggcttaagcaattctcttgcctcagtattccaagtagctgggactacaggtgcccaccacaacgcccagctattttttttttttttttggtggtattgtcattgtttggcaggcctcggctggatttgaacccaccagttccagtgtatgtggcctgcgccctagccacttgagctacccACACGAGCCTAGGAGAGAGATTTCAAGGGAAGTCTTTCTGACCTCTCCCACTACCCCTTAGGCTGCTGACTTCCGCCACTTCTGGGGATCCCGCTCAGAGCTTCGGCGTTTCCAGGACGGAGCCATTCGGGAAGCTGTGGTCTGGCAGGCAGCCTCTATGTTCCAGAAGCGCCTTATTCCCCAGCAGGTGGTCACCCACCTCTTGGCACTGTGAGTGTTAGCATCTGGAGGCCAGGAGCTGGGGAGCCTTTAAGACGGTCTGGCCCAGGCTGTCGAGGGCAAGCACAGCCCACAAAGCCCCTCACTCTGTGTGCCTCTTCAGACATGCTGACATTCCAGATACTTGTGTCCACTATGTTGGAGGCCTCCTGGATGCCCTGATACAAGGCCTGGAAGAGGTAAGGACCTTGGGGTCAAGGCCAGCAATTGTGGAGTAACCTGTGGGGCAGAGAGCTCTCTCCGCTCAGCTGGGGTGCACTTCCTGGCATGTCCGGCAGGGGGGGTGCTGGCTTCACTATAGCCTGAGTGGGGCAGAATGACTGGTGGTTGATTGTCTTCTCCTGCTTAGACCTCCAGCACAGGGGAGGAGGCCTTGATAGCTGCAGTGCGTTGCTATGATGATCTCAGCCGCCTGCTGTGGGGGCTGGAGGGTCTCCCACTGACGGTGTCTGCTGTTCAGGGAGCTCACCCAGTACTGCGCTACACAGAGGTGAGGTGCAAGGGAGCAGGGAATCCTTTCTGTttgcctgccccccacccccacctctgctcTAGTCACCCAGTGATTCCCACTTCCCACTGATTCTGGGCATCCCTTGCCAGTTCCAGGTCCCTTCCTCAGCCCCTTTCTTCTACAGGTATTTCCGCCAACCCCAGTCCGACCAGCCTACTCCTTCTATGAGCAGCTGCGAGAGCGAGCCTCACTTTTGCCCCGGCTCAAGAAGCCCTGTCCTGCTTACGTGGAGCCCATGACCAGTAATAGGGCCCTTGGGAGGGATTGGGAGGGACAGTTCCTGTTCTCAGTCACAGTGTGAGaccttttctgttcttccttagTGGTTTGTCACCTAGAGGGCAGTGGTCAGTGGCCACAGGATGCTGAGGCTGTGCAGCGAGTTCGAGCCGCCTTCCAGCTGCGTTTGGCAGAGGTGCTAATGCAACAGCATGGGCTGCAGTGCCGTGCCACTGCCACACACACTGATGTCCTCAAGGTTAGTCTGGGGCAGGGCAAGGTATATCCCCCGGGAAGGGGACAGCCAGGGATTTCAGGGAGTGGAAGAGGATATCCCTGTGCACACCAGGCCGGAGAACAGAAGTATAGGCAGTAAGTAGAGCACCCCCAGGGTACTATCCCATACCTTTTCCAACAGGATGGATTTGTGTTCCGGATTCGTGTGGCCTATCAGCGGGAGCCCCAGATCCTGAGGGAGATGCGGAGCCCAGAGGGGATGATCTCACTCAGGGACAcacctgcctccctctgcctTGAAAGAGATACCAGGCAGTTGCCCCTGCTCACCAGTGCTCTGCATGGGTGAGGTTGCCTACATGCTGTTCCTGTTGATAGGCTCTTTCCTGTCCCCATTTTTCCCTCCTTGCTGCctggctctgggaggccaaatgGTATGATAGGGCTGTGGGTTCTGAAGTCAAGCAGATTCTGGAATCCTGGCCCTTCCACTCACTGACAAGCAACCCTTTGGGTGGGCAGGTTTTCTTCATGaaccttacttttcttttttttttttttttttgtagagacagagtctcagtgtaccgccctcgggtagagtgctgtggcatcacacagctcacagcaacctctaactcttgggcttacgcgattctcttgcctcagcctcccgagtagctgggactacaggcgcccgccacaacgcttggctatttttttgttgcagtttggccagggctgggtttgaacccttcaccctcggcatatggggccagcgccctgctcactgagccacaggcgccacccgaaccttacttttctttttttttttttgtagagacagagtcttactttatggcccttggtagagtgccgtggcctcacacagctcacagcaacctccaactcctgggctcaagcgattctcttgcctcagcctcccgagtagctgggactacaggcgcccgccacaatgcccggctattttttggttgcagtttggccggggccgggcctgaacccgccacccttggtatatggggccggcgccctaccgactgagccacaggcaccgcccgaaccttacttttcttatctgtaaaatagtaataatgCTAGGCTCAGCCTCTTGAAGCATTTGTTAGGTGATTACATATGTAACACATTAGTGCAGAGCTGGCATTGGGTAAGGGTTGGATGAACAGTGGCAGTGGGCTGAGACACTGTTCCTGGCCCCAGAGTGCCTCAGTCTCATTGCCACTAACATCTTCCCCCTAGACTTCAACAACAGCATCCAGTCTTCTCAGGTGTGGCTCGGCTGGCCAAGCGGTGGGTGCGTGCCCAGCTTCTGGGTGAGGGGTTCACTGATGAGAGCCTGGATCTGGTGGCTGCTGCCCTTTTCCTGCACCCTGAGCCCTTCACCCCTCCCAGGTGATTGCCTCTGCTTTTTCCCTATCCAGAAAGTTCTCCGGGGGCCCTTAGTTCAAGTGGGAGAGAGTGGTTGAGCAAGTGACAGAGGGAGTCTAAGATTTCTGCCCCCTCAATCCACACCAAGGGATCTGGGCTCCCCAGATTGCAGGAAGACGGGTTTGTGTGGCTGGGCTCCAGACCCTCTGTTCACTCCTGCCCTTCAGCTCCCCCCAGGTTGGCTTCCTTCGGTTCCTTTTCCTGGTATCAACCTTTGATTGGAAGAACAATCCTCTCATTGTCAATCTCAATAATGAGCTCACTGGTAAGTGGTAGGACTGGGATCAGACTGCTGGAAAAACTATGCTGTGTGCATTGCAGAGTAGGATAGGCAAGGGTTTTCCCTGTCAGTCTATTAGGTTTTCTCTGTGCTTCCTCCATCTGGATATCTCAGCCTAATCCTGATTACCTTGGTGTAAAGAATTGTCAGGAGGAGGAGGTCCAGGTGAAGCCTGACTGTAGAGATGTGATTTGCCCATGTAAAAATTAAAGAGACACTGGACTGGGTGGGGTAACCAAGCTGCCTGGGggcaagggggaagggagaggagagacgAAAGGGGATCCTGAACACCAGGTGAGGATTCTGTGGTAAGGAGCTAGGAAGTTTAGAATAGATTCCCCCACTTCTTTGGGGGGTGGGAATGGTGATTTCTGGTTGTAATGTGAGGAGCTACTGGTCTCCGCAGAGAGTAGGGTGTCAGGTTCCTAATTCCCCAGGTGTATAGGGGCCCAGGGGCAAGCCTCAGCTCGTGCAGGCCCAGAAACCAGACTGGGGGTGCCAGGCAATGGAAAATTCTGCCTCTGGGCTGGGGTTGGAAGATTAATAACCCACCTGATTGAGGCAAATGCGGTGTCCCTTTCATCACCTTTGCCATTTGGGCGTTGGGCGTTGGAAAATGCCTGTGATAAGCAGCTGTTGGGGCACAGTAATAGTACCTGGGCAGTAGAGGGGTCTTTAGGGGGAGGGGCAGGCTGACCCAGGACCCCCTTTTGTTTCTAGTGGAGGAGCAGGTAGAGATCCGCAGTAGCTTTCTGGTGGCTCGGACACAACTCCCTGTCATGGTCATCTTTACTCCTCAGGACCGCAAAATCTCGGTGTGGACACAGGATGGACCATCCGCACAGGTTCAACCCCACACCTGCCCCcaaatgtatggttttcttcccTAAGGAAAAAGCAAGGCTAGCCTGAGTCAGGAGACACTCTAGTCTGAAGTATCTGTGTTCCCCAGATCCTGCAGCAGCTGGTGGTCCTGGCAGCCGAAGTCTTATCCATCCTAGAGAAGCAGCTAATGGATCCCCGGGGGCCTGGGGATATCAGGGTAAGCCTCTGACCACCAGCAACTCCAGTGGCTCTGGGAATTTTGTCCTTGAACCTTGGAAGTTCAGTGTTTAAGGGTTCCTCCCAGGATACTTGGTCCCCTTATCTGGTGAGACTAAATCCAGACGAGGCATTAAAGCTGCCATGATACCTGCTAGT
This region of Nycticebus coucang isolate mNycCou1 chromosome 2, mNycCou1.pri, whole genome shotgun sequence genomic DNA includes:
- the NOL6 gene encoding nucleolar protein 6 isoform X1, which codes for MGPAPAGKQVYGASGEAESQVMEPALEGTGKKGKNTSSRKQTMAKSPVESVLQPVKLSQAELYKEPTNEELNHLRETEILFHSSLLRLQIEELLKEIRLSEKKKDRIEAFLREINQRVMRVPSIPETELTDQAWLPAGVQVPLHQVPYTVKGCFRFLPPAQVTVVGSYLLGTCVQPDINVDVALTMPKEILQDKDGLNQRYFRKRALYLAHLAHHLAHDPLFGSVRFSYSNGCHLKPLLLLRPNGKDKSLVTVRLRPCPPPDFFRPCRLLPTKNNVRSAWYRGQSPPGDGSPEPPTPHYNTWILQDISLESHLQFLSTILSSAPGLKDGVALLKIWLRQRELDKGLGGFTGFLVSMLIAFLVSTRKIHTTMSGYQVLRSVLQFLATTDLTINGISLCLSSDPSLPALADFHQAFPVVFLDSSGRLNLCADVTASTYHQVQHEAQLSMALLDSKADDGFQLLLMTPKPMIRAFDHVFHLRPLSRLQAACHRLKLWAELQDNGGDYVSAALGPLTTLLEQGLGSRLHLLAHSRPLVSEWDINQEPPKHKDSGTLSLALLLRSEGLTSVLELGPEADQPKAADFRHFWGSRSELRRFQDGAIREAVVWQAASMFQKRLIPQQVVTHLLALHADIPDTCVHYVGGLLDALIQGLEETSSTGEEALIAAVRCYDDLSRLLWGLEGLPLTVSAVQGAHPVLRYTEVFPPTPVRPAYSFYEQLRERASLLPRLKKPCPAYVEPMTMVCHLEGSGQWPQDAEAVQRVRAAFQLRLAEVLMQQHGLQCRATATHTDVLKDGFVFRIRVAYQREPQILREMRSPEGMISLRDTPASLCLERDTRQLPLLTSALHGLQQQHPVFSGVARLAKRWVRAQLLGEGFTDESLDLVAAALFLHPEPFTPPSSPQVGFLRFLFLVSTFDWKNNPLIVNLNNELTVEEQVEIRSSFLVARTQLPVMVIFTPQDRKISVWTQDGPSAQILQQLVVLAAEVLSILEKQLMDPRGPGDIRTVFRPPLDIYDVLIHLSPRHIPRHRQAVDLPHVSFCRGLLSEPGSSSLMPVLGYDPPQLFLAQLREAFGDLALFFYDQHGGEVIGVLWKPSSFQPQPFKATSTRGHMVVSQGGELVMVPNVEAILEDFAVLGEGLVRAVEARSERWTV
- the NOL6 gene encoding nucleolar protein 6 isoform X2, whose amino-acid sequence is MEPALEGTGKKGKNTSSRKQTMAKSPVESVLQPVKLSQAELYKEPTNEELNHLRETEILFHSSLLRLQIEELLKEIRLSEKKKDRIEAFLREINQRVMRVPSIPETELTDQAWLPAGVQVPLHQVPYTVKGCFRFLPPAQVTVVGSYLLGTCVQPDINVDVALTMPKEILQDKDGLNQRYFRKRALYLAHLAHHLAHDPLFGSVRFSYSNGCHLKPLLLLRPNGKDKSLVTVRLRPCPPPDFFRPCRLLPTKNNVRSAWYRGQSPPGDGSPEPPTPHYNTWILQDISLESHLQFLSTILSSAPGLKDGVALLKIWLRQRELDKGLGGFTGFLVSMLIAFLVSTRKIHTTMSGYQVLRSVLQFLATTDLTINGISLCLSSDPSLPALADFHQAFPVVFLDSSGRLNLCADVTASTYHQVQHEAQLSMALLDSKADDGFQLLLMTPKPMIRAFDHVFHLRPLSRLQAACHRLKLWAELQDNGGDYVSAALGPLTTLLEQGLGSRLHLLAHSRPLVSEWDINQEPPKHKDSGTLSLALLLRSEGLTSVLELGPEADQPKAADFRHFWGSRSELRRFQDGAIREAVVWQAASMFQKRLIPQQVVTHLLALHADIPDTCVHYVGGLLDALIQGLEETSSTGEEALIAAVRCYDDLSRLLWGLEGLPLTVSAVQGAHPVLRYTEVFPPTPVRPAYSFYEQLRERASLLPRLKKPCPAYVEPMTMVCHLEGSGQWPQDAEAVQRVRAAFQLRLAEVLMQQHGLQCRATATHTDVLKDGFVFRIRVAYQREPQILREMRSPEGMISLRDTPASLCLERDTRQLPLLTSALHGLQQQHPVFSGVARLAKRWVRAQLLGEGFTDESLDLVAAALFLHPEPFTPPSSPQVGFLRFLFLVSTFDWKNNPLIVNLNNELTVEEQVEIRSSFLVARTQLPVMVIFTPQDRKISVWTQDGPSAQILQQLVVLAAEVLSILEKQLMDPRGPGDIRTVFRPPLDIYDVLIHLSPRHIPRHRQAVDLPHVSFCRGLLSEPGSSSLMPVLGYDPPQLFLAQLREAFGDLALFFYDQHGGEVIGVLWKPSSFQPQPFKATSTRGHMVVSQGGELVMVPNVEAILEDFAVLGEGLVRAVEARSERWTV